One Poecilia reticulata strain Guanapo linkage group LG19, Guppy_female_1.0+MT, whole genome shotgun sequence genomic window carries:
- the kcng4a gene encoding potassium voltage-gated channel subfamily G member 4a, which translates to MPIISNTNHDFSNLSVSDDSSLDRIFTEIPETETIKGVHYQRAQLIRRPEDLVSVDHALLAVINVGGNRYTFPWTTLQQFPLTRLGRLCGCRSLEDIAGVCDDYDETRKEFFFDRSPSAFKVILNFLAAGKLRLLREMCVLSLHDELNYWGVEMAYMERCCKRKMYTRIEEVHEKERREEERRQRNAMQRLPVEETRYRKVMNWLRDMVENPQSGLPGKIFACLSVVMVAVTVVSLCISTMPDLREEEDRGECSSKCYNMFIIETVCVAWFSLEFVLRFVQARSKLDFLRGPLNIIDAMAILPYYVSLVVSEEDQNRETDRPGGGKGYLDKLGLVLRILRALRILYVMRLARHSLGLQVLGLTVRRSTREFGLLLLFLCVAVTLFSPLVHLAESELTGPHDFSSIPASYWWAIISMTTVGYGDMVPRSIPGQVVALSSILSGILIMAFPATSIFHMFSRSYQELKMEHDRLFKEEVAAAAAAAATGGAAEPQGEEQAAGSPPAGPPDQTKELCMEALLQEANNHSLPAAAF; encoded by the exons ATGCCCATCATCAGCAACACCAACCACGACTTCAGCAACCTGTCGGTCAGCGACGACAGCAGCCTGGACCGCATCTTCACCGAGATCCCagagaccgagaccatcaag GGCGTCCACTACCAGAGGGCGCAGCTGATCCGCAGGCCGGAGGACCTGGTGTCGGTGGACCACGCCCTGCTGGCTGTGATCAACGTGGGGGGAAACCGCTACACCTTCCCCTGGACCACGCTGCAGCAGTTCCCCCTCACCAGACTCGGCCGGCTCTGCGGCTGCCGGTCGCTGGAGGACATCGCCGGCGTGTGCGACGACTACGACGAAACCAGGAAGGAGTTCTTCTTCGACCGCTCTCCGTCCGCCTTCAAGGTCATCCTCAACTTCCTGGCGGCGGGGAAACTGCGGCTCCTGCGCGAGATGTGCGTCCTCTCCCTTCACGACGAGCTGAACTACTGGGGGGTGGAGATGGCGTACATGGAGCGCTGCTGCAAGAGGAAGATGTACACGCGCATCGAGGAGGTTCACGAGAAGGAGAGGCGGGAGGAGGAGCGGCGGCAGCGGAACGCCATGCAGCGCCTCCCGGTGGAGGAAACCAGGTACAGGAAGGTGATGAACTGGCTGAGGGACATGGTGGAGAATCCCCAGTCCGGCCTGCCGGGGAAGATCTTCGCCTGCCTGTCCGTCGTCATGGTGGCCGTCACCGTGGTGAGCCTGTGCATCAGCACCATGCCGGAcctgagggaggaggaggaccgG GGCGAATGTTCCTCCAAATGCTACAACATGTTCATCATCGAGACGGTGTGCGTGGCCTGGTTCTCCCTGGAGTTCGTCCTGCGCTTCGTCCAGGCCCGCAGCAAGCTGGACTTCCTGCGCGGGCCGCTCAACATCATCGACGCCATGGCCATCCTGCCCTACTACGTTTCCCTGGTGGTGAGCGAGGAGGACCAGAACCGGGAGACGGACCGGCCCGGCGGAG GTAAGGGCTACCTGGACAAGCTGGGGCTGGTGCTGCGGATCCTGCGGGCGCTGCGGATCCTGTACGTGATGCGGCTGGCGCGCCACTCGCTCGGCCTGCAGGTTCTGGGCCTGACGGTGCGCCGCAGCACGCGGGAGTTcggcctgctgctgctcttcctctgcGTCGCCGTCACGCTCTTCTCCCCGCTGGTCCACCTGGCCGAGAGCGAGCTCACCGGCCCGCACGACTTCAGCAGCATCCCCGCCTCCTACTGGTGGGCCATCATCTCCATGACAACGGTGGGGTACGGCGACATGGTGCCGCGCTCCATTCCCGGCCAGGTGGTGGCGCTGAGCAGCATCCTGAGCGGGATTCTCATCATGGCGTTCCCCGCCACCTCCATCTTCCACATGTTCTCACGCTCCTACCAGGAGCTGAAGATGGAGCACGACCGGCTGTTCAAGGAGGAGGTGGCAGCTGCCGCGGCCGCCGCCGCCACTGGGGGTGCTGCGGAGCCGCAGGGAGAGGAGCAGGCGGCGGggtcgccccctgctgggccTCCGGACCAAACCAAGGAGCTCTGCATGGAGGCGCTGCTCCAGGAAGCCAACAACCACAGTCTTCCAGCTGCGGCTTTCTGA